One Mauremys reevesii isolate NIE-2019 unplaced genomic scaffold, ASM1616193v1 Contig3, whole genome shotgun sequence genomic window carries:
- the LOC120393773 gene encoding GTPase IMAP family member 7-like, translating to MTLSNLLLPGPRAAREYTEKSELRIVLVGKTGAGKSATGNTILGEKIFASKIAAQSVTKKCTIGKRDWNGTDIAVIDTPGLFDTEISLKETMKEIGRCVVVSSPGPHAIVLVMQLGRFTEEEKKTIKRIQEIFGEKALEYMIFLFTRKDDLDGKPLHDYLKSLKDKDLQRLMEKCRNRCCAFNNKAEGQEQEAQISELIEMTDKMVQKKGGSHYTNNMYKYAHMKLQEKIEILRETVKEKMERKEREHDEECKNIDKELKEEGSHDETTLKQKTQQKEALGEKLEKDLEEINNSYQEELCKLREQADASIIEAILIEFTHIFSKIKCWFG from the coding sequence ATGACATTGTCAAACTTACTTCTTCCAGGCCCAAGAGCTGCCAGAGAGTACACTGAGAAATCTGAACTACGGATTGTTCTTGTTGGTAAAACTGGAGCTGGGAAAAGTGCAACTGGAAACACCATCCTCGGTGAGAAAATATTTGCATCTAAAATCGCAGCACAGTCAGTAACAAAGAAATGTACTATAGGGAAAAGAGATTGGAATGGCACGGACATTGCAGTCATTGATACTCCTGGTCTTTTTGACACAgaaatttctttaaaagaaactatgaaagaaatAGGGCGTTGTGTGGTAGTCTCCTCCCCAGGACCCCATGCTATAGTTCTGGTGATGCAGTTGGGTCGTTTCactgaagaagagaaaaaaacaattaaaagaatACAAGAAATTTTTGGGGAAAAGGCTTTGGAGTACATGATCTTCTTGTTCACCAGAAAAGATGACTTAGATGGTAAGCCTTTACATGATTATCTTAAAAGTTTAAAGGACAAAGATCTTCAGAGATTGATGGAAAAGTGCAGGAATCGATGCTGTGCTTTCAACAACAAGGCAGAAGGACAGGAGCAGGAAGCCCAGATTTCAGAGCTGATTGAAATGACTGATAAGATGGTGCAAAAGAAAGGAGGCTCACATTATACTAATAACATGTATAAATACGCTCACATGAAACTTCAAGAAAAAATCGAGATACTCAGAGAAACCGTTAAGGAAAAgatggaaagaaaagaaagagaacatGATGAGGAATGTAAAAATATAGATAAGGAACTAAAGGAGGAAGGCTCACATGATGAAACCACTCTGAAACAGAAGACCCAACAGAAGGAGGCCCTaggagaaaaactggaaaaagatTTAGAGGAAATAAATAACAGCTACCAGGAAGAGCTATGTAAACTCAGGGAACAAGCTGATGCTTCTATAATAGAAGCCATTTTAATAGAATTCACACACATATTTTCAAAAATCAAATGCTGGTTTGGATAA
- the LOC120393774 gene encoding stonustoxin subunit alpha-like: MACSETAAIEMPALGRPLRPGMLYDCRSDTLIPGITLWNTDTLNKQVGTTMQHKTEFQIIASDTMEAKASALSLSGSLKASFLGGLVEVSGSAAFLNDTKKSKNQARVTLQYSATIKFDQLAISHSECQNISYPAVYDQKKATHVVTAVLYGAQAFFVFDREVSSSESVEEIQGNMKLMVEKLPKISGGGEGPVKMEYKKASKAENFSCTFYGDFALENNPVTYQDAMEIYSILPKLLGDKGEKAVPVRVWLYPLQLLDSKAAKLVREISITLIFDAQTALEQLTELDMRCNDMMKNPIATTFPEIKKKIQQFKDLCQQHRQTFQKQLAGILPAIRGGGAEERALVDILISKNQSLFNTQRLNEFLDTKEQEMNLVDSYLTRLQNVEVVSSRSELEKIVLSPEHDSIVSFTLTSLHNKEPYLSDLTFWLRREFLEKIHDSASASSPYEKSNTKQWFEDEEIRRKAQKITKSFLDFNNVNKSHGNTQFIVASVPDEDNPGASIYLYADGELVSTNFEPPSKPFPPLIDGIRHNCAQVTFNPSDYGRSAISGYLVEYRIVGQENWMAVTVNNTQETFTVTGLHANTEYQFRYAAVSKPGLSESSDMSHTVKTLPPTSPPGNLAMATIEFFSITLSWQSPSVIEDGVSIREYKVEYKEEAGGERYEQKDKWLERRTGDRTESCTIDELRPETSYRF, from the coding sequence GTATCACTTTATGGAACACTGATACCCTTAACAAACAAGTGGGGACAACGATGCAGCACAAGACTGAATTTCAGATCATTGCATCTGACACCATGGAAGCTAAGGCCTCTGCTCTCAGTCTCTCAGGATCCCTGAAGGCGAGTTTCCTGGGGGGCCTCGTAGAAGTGAGTGGATCAGCAGCATTTTTAAATGATACCAAGAAATCCAAAAATCAAGCCCGAGTTACTTTACAATATTCAGCAACAATCAAGTTTGATCAGCTGGCTATAAGCCATTCAGAGTGCCAGAATATCTCTTATCCTGCTGTATATGACCAAAAGAAAGCAACCCATGTGGTCACAGCTGTGCTGTACGGGGCTCAGGCTTTCTTTGTGTTTGATCGGGAAGTTTCTTCATCTGAGAGTGTAGAAGAGATACAGGGAAACATGAAACTTATGGTAGAAAAATTACCAAAAAtttcaggaggaggagaggggcctGTGAAAATGGAATACAAGAAAGCATCAAAGGCTGAAAACTTCAGTTGCACGTTCTATGGTGATTTTGCTCTTGAGAACAATCCAGTTACTTACCAAGATGCCATGGAAATATATTCCATCCTCCCGAAGCTACTGGGTGACAAGGGGGAGAAGGCCGTACCAGTGAGAGTCTGGCTGTACCCATTGCAGCTGCTGGATTCCAAAGCTGCTAAGCTGGTGCGTGAGATCAGCATAACACTGATTTTTGATGCTCAAACAGCCTTGGAGCAACTGACAGAACTGGACATGCGATGCAATGACATGATGAAAAATCCAATTGCCACAACCTTTCCTGAAATCAAAAAGAAAATCCAACAATTCAAAGATCTGTGTCAGCAACACAGACAGACATTCCAGAAACAACTAGCAGGAATCTTACCTGCTATCcgtggaggaggagcagaggaaagGGCCCTGGTGGACATTTTAATAAGCAAAAATCAATCACTATTCAACACACAGAGACTCAATGAATTTCTGGATACAAAGGAGCAGGAGATGAATTTAGTGGATTCCTACCTTACTAGGCTACAGAATGTGGAAGTCGTATCCTCCAGGAGTGAACTAGAAAAAATAGTACTCAGCCCTGAGCATGATTCTATTGTGTCTTTCACACTTACTTCATTACACAACAAAGAACCATATTTATCAGATTTGACCTTTTGGCTTCGAAGAGAATTTCTGGAGAAAATTCATGATTCAGCCTCAGCCAGTTCTCCCTATGAGAAATCAAACACCAAACAGTGGTTTGAGGATGAAGAGataagaagaaaagcacaaaaaaTCACAAAGTCTTTCTTAGACTTTAACAACGTCAATAAATCTCATGGAAACACCCAGTTCATTGTGGCCTCTGTTCCGGATGAGGATAATCCAGGAGCTTCAATTTACCTGTATGCAGATGGAGAACTGGTCAGCACAAACTTTGAGCCCCCATCAAAACCTTTCCCTCCTCTGATTGATGGAATCAGACATAATTGTGCGCAGGTCACATTTAACCCATCGGACTATGGAAGGTCTGCAATATCCGGCTATCTGGTAGAGTACAGAATTGTAGGGCAGGAGAACTGGATGGCTGTGACTGTAAATAACACACAAGAGACATTCACAGTAACAGGGCTACATGCAAACACCGAGTACCAGTTCCGATACGCTGCAGTGAGCAAACCAGGGCTCAGCGAGAGCAGTGACATGAGTCATACTGTGAAGACTCTTCCCCCTACCAGCCCTCCTGGGAACCTGGCAATGGCTACTATAGAATTCTTTTCCATCACCCTCAGCTGGCAGAGTCCAAGTGTCATTGAAGATGGAGTCAGTATAAGGGAGTATAAGGTAGAATATAAAGAGGAGGCTGGAGGTGAAAGATATGAACAGAAAGACAAATGGCTGGAACGAAGGACAGGAGACAGAACTGAATCTTGTACCATTGATGAACTGAGGCCTGAGACATCCTACAGATTCTGA